A single genomic interval of Devosia oryziradicis harbors:
- a CDS encoding NADH-quinone oxidoreductase subunit J has protein sequence MTLPLFFFYLFSAVAILSAVMVISARNPVHAVLFLILAFFNASGLFMLAGAEFLALLLIVVYVGAVAVLFLFVVMMLDVDFTSLRSGFLQYAPVGVIVGIVLLLELLLLAGSFVISPEAAGGSALPIDGAVDNMTAIGLVLYTRYIFLFQGAGAVLLVAMIGAIVLTLRHKSNVKRQNPIDQVARRASETLQVVKVKSGQGL, from the coding sequence ATGACCCTTCCACTATTCTTCTTCTACCTGTTCTCGGCAGTCGCCATCCTGTCGGCCGTGATGGTCATTTCGGCGCGCAATCCCGTGCATGCCGTGCTGTTCCTGATCCTGGCGTTCTTCAATGCCTCGGGCCTGTTCATGCTGGCCGGTGCCGAGTTCCTGGCCCTGCTGCTGATCGTCGTCTATGTGGGCGCGGTTGCCGTGCTCTTCCTGTTCGTGGTCATGATGCTCGACGTGGACTTCACCTCGTTGCGGTCCGGCTTCCTCCAGTATGCGCCGGTCGGCGTGATCGTCGGCATCGTGCTGCTGCTCGAACTGCTGCTGCTGGCCGGTAGCTTCGTCATTTCGCCCGAGGCGGCCGGTGGGTCGGCGCTGCCGATCGATGGTGCCGTCGACAACATGACCGCCATCGGGCTGGTGCTCTATACGCGCTACATTTTCCTGTTCCAGGGTGCGGGTGCCGTGCTGCTGGTCGCCATGATCGGCGCCATCGTGCTGACCCTGCGTCACAAGAGCAACGTCAAGCGCCAGAACCCGATCGATCAGGTCGCTCGCCGGGCTTCGGAAACGCTGCAAGTCGTCAAAGTCAAGAGCGGTCAAGGGTTGTAG
- the nuoN gene encoding NADH-quinone oxidoreductase subunit NuoN, which produces MNSDVIDFASLAPAYPEMLLAIGAVVLLVVGVVINKERSILVSYASVLLLLVVAAIILFAPAEGVLFNGVFIADSFARFMKVLVLGGSAFSLLLALPRAEEQGTHKFEYAILVLLATLGMMAMVSANDLMSLYVGLELQSLSLYVLAAIKRDDGKATEAGLKYFVLGALSSGMLLYGASLIYGFTGHTNLQEIVVAIANEGRSIGLIFGVVFLLAGVAFKISAVPFHMWTPDVYEGAPTPVTAFFAMGPKVAAMALMVRLVMDTFQGIAHDWQQIVIFLSIASMVLAAFAAIGQKSIKRLIAYSSIGHVGFALVGLSSGTQVGVEGVAIYMAIYVAMTVGLFACILSLRTEAGFVETIDDLRGAAQTRPFVAAIMAIIMFSLIGMPPLAGFFAKWHAFLAAIDAQLYVLAVIGVLASAVSAFYYLRIVKVMYFDEPVATFEAVPAELNIIMAVSGFLVVTYYFTVGSPLATFAHTAAGSLF; this is translated from the coding sequence GTGAACTCAGACGTTATCGATTTCGCGAGCCTGGCTCCCGCCTATCCGGAAATGCTTCTGGCCATTGGCGCCGTGGTGCTGCTGGTCGTCGGCGTGGTGATCAATAAGGAACGTTCGATCCTTGTATCCTATGCCTCGGTGCTGCTGCTGCTCGTAGTGGCGGCGATCATCCTGTTCGCGCCGGCTGAAGGCGTGCTGTTCAACGGTGTCTTCATCGCCGACAGCTTCGCCCGCTTCATGAAGGTGTTAGTGCTGGGCGGCTCGGCGTTCTCGCTGCTGCTGGCATTGCCGCGTGCCGAGGAGCAGGGCACACACAAGTTCGAATATGCGATCCTGGTGCTGCTGGCGACGCTTGGCATGATGGCCATGGTTTCGGCCAACGACCTGATGAGCCTCTATGTTGGTCTAGAGCTCCAGTCTTTGTCGCTCTACGTCCTCGCCGCTATCAAGCGCGACGACGGCAAGGCGACTGAAGCCGGCCTCAAGTACTTCGTGCTCGGTGCCCTGAGCTCGGGCATGCTGCTCTATGGCGCTTCGCTGATCTATGGCTTCACCGGCCATACCAACCTACAGGAAATTGTCGTCGCTATCGCCAATGAAGGCCGCTCGATCGGGCTGATCTTCGGCGTGGTGTTCCTGCTGGCTGGCGTCGCATTCAAGATCTCGGCCGTGCCGTTCCACATGTGGACGCCCGACGTCTATGAAGGTGCGCCGACCCCGGTGACGGCCTTCTTCGCCATGGGCCCTAAGGTTGCGGCCATGGCGCTGATGGTGCGGCTGGTCATGGACACCTTCCAGGGCATCGCCCACGACTGGCAGCAGATCGTTATCTTCCTCTCTATCGCCTCGATGGTGCTGGCAGCGTTTGCCGCGATCGGCCAGAAGTCGATCAAGCGTCTCATTGCCTATTCGTCGATCGGCCATGTGGGCTTTGCCCTGGTGGGTCTGTCGTCGGGCACGCAGGTGGGTGTTGAAGGCGTTGCCATCTACATGGCGATCTATGTCGCCATGACAGTAGGGCTCTTCGCCTGCATCCTGTCGCTGCGCACCGAAGCCGGCTTCGTCGAGACTATCGACGATCTCCGCGGCGCCGCACAGACGCGTCCGTTCGTGGCCGCCATCATGGCGATCATCATGTTCTCGCTGATCGGCATGCCGCCGCTCGCCGGGTTCTTTGCCAAGTGGCACGCCTTCCTCGCAGCCATCGACGCCCAGCTCTACGTGCTGGCGGTGATCGGCGTACTGGCCTCGGCGGTGAGCGCCTTCTATTATCTGCGCATCGTCAAGGTCATGTATTTCGACGAGCCTGTCGCCACGTTCGAGGCGGTTCCGGCCGAACTGAACATCATCATGGCGGTCAGCGGCTTCCTCGTCGTGACCTACTACTTCACCGTCGGCAGTCCCCTGGCCACCTTCGCCCACACTGCCGCGGGAAGCCTGTTCTAG
- a CDS encoding NADH-quinone oxidoreductase subunit M, whose product MTFENSILTVLTWLPMLGAAVLLFTPKSSLGAIRWIALIVTVIIFVLSLALWQSFDPANPGFQFVVNNAWIGDTIGYRVGVDGISVLFVVLTALLMPFAILASWESVETKVKEYMIVFLILETLMIGVFTTLDLAMFYVFFEGTLLPMFLIIGIWGGSARIQASYKFFFYTFIGSVLMLLAIMAMYWNGGTTDISKLLTHDFPASWQPWLWWAFFASLAVKMPMWPFHRWLPEAHVQAPTAGSVILAAILLKLGGYGFLRFSLPMFPDASAQFANIVFFLSVAAIIVTSLVALVQTDIKKLIAYSSVAHMGFVTMGIFAGNALGIQGAMFQMLSHGIVSGALFLCVGVVYDRMHTRDIAAYGGLVERMPRYAFAFMVFTMANVGLPGTSGFVGEFLTMIGVFQVNTWVAFGAAFGVIFSAGYALWLYRRVIFGALTKDSLKGILDLDLREKVILYPLIVLTIVFGFYPAPILDTTAAAVDNLVTHYATSVGLDPAISLAEAQAPLAHAEPIAAEGGEHAAEEPAAEPAAH is encoded by the coding sequence ATGACCTTCGAAAACTCCATCCTCACAGTCCTCACCTGGCTGCCCATGTTGGGCGCGGCGGTGCTGCTGTTCACGCCCAAATCGTCGCTCGGCGCCATCCGCTGGATTGCACTGATCGTCACGGTCATCATTTTCGTGCTATCGCTGGCCCTGTGGCAGAGCTTCGACCCGGCCAATCCGGGCTTCCAGTTCGTGGTCAACAATGCCTGGATCGGCGACACCATCGGCTACCGCGTTGGCGTCGACGGCATCTCGGTGCTGTTCGTCGTGCTGACCGCGCTGCTCATGCCCTTCGCCATCCTGGCGAGCTGGGAAAGCGTCGAGACCAAGGTCAAGGAATACATGATCGTATTCCTGATCCTGGAAACGCTGATGATCGGCGTGTTCACCACGCTCGATCTGGCCATGTTCTATGTCTTCTTCGAAGGCACGCTGCTGCCGATGTTCCTGATCATCGGCATCTGGGGCGGCTCCGCCCGCATCCAGGCCAGCTACAAGTTCTTCTTCTACACCTTCATCGGCTCGGTGCTGATGTTGCTGGCGATCATGGCCATGTACTGGAATGGCGGCACGACCGACATTTCCAAGCTCCTGACCCATGACTTCCCGGCATCCTGGCAGCCCTGGCTCTGGTGGGCGTTCTTCGCCTCGCTGGCCGTCAAGATGCCGATGTGGCCGTTCCATCGCTGGCTGCCGGAGGCGCACGTGCAGGCGCCGACTGCCGGCTCGGTGATCCTGGCCGCCATCCTGCTCAAGCTGGGCGGCTACGGCTTCCTGCGCTTCAGCCTGCCCATGTTCCCCGACGCCTCGGCCCAGTTCGCCAACATCGTCTTCTTCCTGTCCGTTGCAGCCATCATCGTGACTTCGCTGGTCGCCCTGGTGCAGACCGACATCAAGAAGCTGATCGCCTATTCGTCGGTCGCCCACATGGGCTTTGTGACCATGGGCATCTTTGCCGGCAATGCGCTGGGCATCCAGGGCGCCATGTTCCAGATGCTGAGCCACGGCATCGTCTCGGGCGCGCTCTTCCTTTGCGTCGGCGTGGTCTACGACCGCATGCACACCCGCGATATTGCGGCCTATGGCGGCCTGGTCGAGCGCATGCCGCGCTATGCCTTCGCCTTCATGGTCTTCACCATGGCGAATGTCGGCCTGCCAGGTACGTCGGGTTTCGTCGGCGAATTCCTGACCATGATCGGCGTCTTCCAGGTCAACACCTGGGTGGCCTTCGGCGCGGCGTTCGGCGTGATCTTCTCGGCCGGCTATGCTCTCTGGCTGTATCGCCGGGTGATCTTCGGTGCACTGACGAAGGATAGCCTCAAGGGCATCCTTGATCTCGACCTGCGCGAAAAGGTCATTCTCTATCCGCTGATCGTGCTGACGATCGTCTTCGGCTTCTACCCGGCGCCGATCCTCGACACCACGGCCGCTGCCGTCGACAATCTCGTCACCCACTATGCGACCTCGGTCGGCCTCGACCCGGCCATATCGCTGGCCGAGGCCCAGGCACCGCTGGCTCACGCCGAGCCTATTGCTGCCGAAGGTGGCGAACACGCTGCTGAAGAGCCGGCCGCAGAGCCGGCAGCCCACTAG
- a CDS encoding biotin--[acetyl-CoA-carboxylase] ligase, which translates to MTDFALGPKARAAGYRLRGYDSIGSTNAEALAAATAGDPGGIWFAARQQTAGRGRRGRQWINPHGNLAATLLIIPESDPTSAATLGFVAGVSLNRALSAILPDGMVKIGIDGADGLGGGRIALKWPNDVLADGAKLAGILLEASKLPNGRQAVAIGIGVNVVAAPEGLPYPATSLAALGASRTAEDVFDALSDAWVDTFGMWNDGRGIGDVLTHWRASAAGIGAPVAVQQDGDVLRGIFETIDDDGRLIIRADDNRRIAITAGDVHFGATASARS; encoded by the coding sequence GTGACGGACTTCGCCCTCGGGCCCAAGGCACGCGCAGCCGGCTACCGGCTCCGTGGCTATGACAGCATCGGTTCGACCAATGCGGAGGCACTCGCCGCCGCGACAGCAGGTGACCCCGGTGGCATCTGGTTCGCGGCGCGCCAGCAGACGGCGGGCAGGGGCCGGCGGGGGCGGCAGTGGATCAATCCGCACGGCAATCTTGCCGCGACGCTCTTGATCATCCCCGAGTCTGATCCCACTTCGGCAGCAACGCTGGGCTTTGTGGCCGGCGTTTCGCTCAATCGCGCGCTTTCAGCAATCCTGCCTGATGGCATGGTCAAGATCGGCATCGATGGAGCTGATGGGCTGGGTGGCGGGCGCATTGCGCTCAAATGGCCCAATGACGTGCTGGCCGACGGTGCCAAGCTCGCCGGCATCCTGCTGGAAGCCAGCAAACTGCCCAATGGACGACAGGCCGTCGCTATAGGTATCGGGGTCAATGTAGTTGCAGCGCCCGAAGGACTGCCTTATCCGGCCACCAGCCTCGCCGCATTGGGGGCGTCTCGCACCGCCGAAGACGTATTCGACGCACTCTCGGACGCTTGGGTAGATACGTTCGGCATGTGGAACGACGGCCGCGGGATCGGTGATGTACTCACGCACTGGCGCGCTTCCGCCGCGGGGATTGGTGCACCTGTCGCCGTGCAGCAGGACGGCGATGTATTGCGCGGTATCTTTGAAACCATCGACGACGACGGGCGCTTGATCATTCGCGCCGATGACAATCGCCGCATCGCAATCACGGCGGGCGACGTGCATTTTGGGGCAACGGCCAGCGCCCGAAGCTGA
- the nuoH gene encoding NADH-quinone oxidoreductase subunit NuoH, producing the protein MHVGLIYKALLLLVGLLIFTAFILLADRKIWAAVQLRRGPNVVGPFGLLQSFADLLKFALKEAVIPGGADKVLFLLAPLITATLALAGWAVIPVDAGLAIGNVNLGILYLLAISSLGVYGVIIGGWASNSKYPFLGSLRSAAQMVSYEVSIGLVIITVLLCVGSLNLQDIVLAQQEMGLAHTLGVPWLSFLNWFWLPLFPMFVVFYISALAETNRPPFDLVEGESELVAGFMTEYSATPYLLFMLGEYISILLMCAMTTILFLGGWASPIDLPPFTWIPGLVWFFIKVSMVFFLFAMAKAIVPRYRYDQLMRIGWKLFLPLSLAMVVIVAFVLQLTGWGWHGGMA; encoded by the coding sequence ATGCATGTGGGCCTGATCTACAAGGCGCTGCTGCTGCTGGTTGGCCTCCTGATCTTCACCGCCTTCATCCTGCTGGCTGACCGCAAGATCTGGGCTGCCGTGCAGCTGCGCCGCGGCCCCAACGTGGTGGGTCCCTTCGGCCTGCTGCAGAGCTTTGCCGACCTGCTGAAGTTTGCGCTCAAGGAAGCCGTCATTCCGGGCGGCGCCGACAAGGTGCTGTTCCTCCTGGCGCCTTTGATCACCGCAACGCTGGCCTTGGCCGGCTGGGCCGTGATCCCGGTCGATGCGGGCCTCGCCATCGGCAATGTCAACCTCGGCATCCTCTACCTCCTCGCCATCTCCTCGCTCGGCGTTTATGGCGTCATCATCGGCGGCTGGGCGTCGAATTCGAAGTATCCGTTCCTCGGCTCGCTCCGTTCGGCCGCGCAGATGGTGTCCTACGAAGTCTCGATCGGCCTCGTAATCATCACCGTGCTGCTCTGTGTGGGTTCGCTGAACCTGCAGGACATCGTCCTCGCGCAGCAGGAAATGGGCCTGGCCCATACACTCGGCGTGCCGTGGCTGTCGTTCCTCAACTGGTTCTGGCTGCCGCTGTTCCCGATGTTCGTGGTGTTCTACATCTCGGCCCTAGCTGAGACGAACCGCCCGCCGTTTGACCTGGTCGAAGGCGAATCCGAGCTGGTGGCCGGCTTCATGACCGAATATTCGGCCACGCCATACCTGCTGTTCATGCTGGGCGAGTACATCTCGATCCTGCTGATGTGCGCCATGACCACCATCCTGTTCCTGGGTGGCTGGGCTTCGCCGATCGACCTGCCGCCGTTCACCTGGATTCCGGGCCTGGTCTGGTTCTTCATCAAGGTGAGCATGGTGTTCTTCCTGTTCGCCATGGCCAAGGCCATCGTGCCGCGCTACCGCTATGACCAACTCATGCGCATCGGCTGGAAGCTGTTCCTGCCGCTGTCGCTCGCCATGGTCGTCATTGTTGCTTTCGTCCTCCAGCTGACCGGCTGGGGCTGGCATGGAGGGATGGCCTGA
- the nuoL gene encoding NADH-quinone oxidoreductase subunit L, with protein MIYQAIVFLPLIGALIAGLLGRTIGHRPSEYITTGLLIISAVLSWVVFLPVAFGGGLAGAVTDGHTAVVKVEVMRWIQVGDMDLRWILRIDTLTAIMLVVVNTVSALVHTYSIGYMADDPHRNRFFAYLSLFTFAMLMLVTADNFLQMFFGWEGVGLASYLLIGFWYTRPSATAAAMKAFIVNRVGDFGFALGIFGAFFVLGHADFDGAFHTAGELATTGLPIMQFLGWQLDAMTVICLLLFMGAMGKSAQFLLHTWLPDAMEGPTPVSALIHAATMVTAGVFMVARLSPLFETSPFALTVVLVIGAITAFFAATVGLVQNDIKRVIAYSTCSQLGYMFVALGAGAYSAGVFHLFTHAFFKALLFLGAGAVIHAMHHEQDMQNMGGLRHKIPVTYAMMLIGTLALTGVGIPGTEWLGFAGFFSKDSIIEAAYAVGGNAGTFAFWLLVVAALFTSFYSWRLIHLTFHGAPRPAGHDAHGHDDHAAHGHDDHAHDDHGDDHHGSAYDHAHEAPNVMLVPLYVLAVGAVLAGAVFYGMFFHDVEHIEHFFAGALVVDHEIIEAAHHVPLWVKWSATFAMIIGFVTAYIMYIRRPDLPGKLAAQNPGLYQFLLNKWYFDELYNTIFVRPALWIGRAFWKGFDDWLIDDKLTEGLGRRVQNVTSWVTKLQSGYVYHYAFAMLIGVAALLTWAIAAGGLI; from the coding sequence ATGATCTATCAGGCGATTGTTTTCCTGCCCCTCATCGGCGCGCTGATCGCGGGGCTCCTTGGCCGCACGATCGGTCATCGGCCGAGCGAGTATATCACCACCGGCCTGCTGATCATTTCGGCGGTGCTGAGCTGGGTCGTCTTCCTGCCCGTCGCCTTTGGTGGCGGTCTGGCGGGAGCCGTGACCGACGGCCATACGGCCGTCGTCAAGGTCGAGGTCATGCGTTGGATCCAGGTCGGCGACATGGACCTGCGCTGGATCCTGCGCATCGATACGCTGACGGCCATCATGCTGGTTGTGGTCAATACCGTGTCGGCGCTGGTTCACACTTATTCCATCGGCTACATGGCCGACGATCCGCATCGCAATCGCTTCTTCGCCTACCTGTCGCTCTTCACCTTCGCCATGCTGATGCTAGTGACGGCCGACAACTTCCTGCAGATGTTCTTCGGCTGGGAAGGCGTGGGCCTGGCCTCCTATCTGCTCATCGGCTTCTGGTACACGCGTCCTTCGGCAACCGCTGCTGCAATGAAGGCCTTCATCGTCAACCGCGTCGGTGACTTCGGCTTTGCCCTCGGCATTTTCGGCGCCTTCTTCGTGCTCGGCCATGCCGATTTCGACGGGGCTTTCCATACCGCCGGTGAGCTTGCCACCACGGGCCTGCCGATCATGCAGTTCCTCGGCTGGCAGCTCGATGCGATGACTGTGATCTGCCTGCTGCTGTTCATGGGTGCCATGGGTAAGTCGGCACAGTTCCTGCTCCACACCTGGTTGCCGGACGCCATGGAAGGCCCGACCCCGGTGTCGGCGCTCATCCATGCCGCAACCATGGTGACCGCGGGTGTCTTCATGGTGGCGCGCCTGTCGCCGCTGTTCGAAACCTCGCCCTTCGCCCTGACCGTCGTGCTGGTCATCGGCGCCATCACTGCCTTCTTCGCGGCGACGGTTGGCCTGGTGCAGAACGACATCAAGCGCGTCATTGCTTACTCAACCTGTTCGCAGCTCGGCTACATGTTCGTGGCGCTCGGGGCAGGGGCCTATTCGGCCGGCGTGTTCCACCTCTTCACCCACGCCTTCTTCAAGGCGCTGCTGTTCCTGGGCGCCGGCGCGGTTATCCACGCCATGCACCATGAGCAGGACATGCAGAACATGGGCGGCTTGCGCCACAAGATCCCGGTGACCTATGCCATGATGCTGATCGGCACCCTGGCGCTGACCGGCGTCGGTATTCCAGGCACCGAATGGTTGGGCTTTGCCGGCTTCTTCTCCAAGGATTCCATCATCGAGGCTGCCTATGCCGTCGGCGGCAATGCAGGCACTTTTGCCTTCTGGCTGCTCGTTGTTGCTGCGCTGTTCACCAGCTTCTACTCGTGGCGCCTGATCCACCTGACCTTCCATGGCGCGCCGCGCCCGGCTGGGCACGACGCGCACGGCCATGACGACCATGCCGCGCATGGTCACGACGACCACGCTCATGATGATCATGGCGACGACCACCACGGCTCGGCTTATGACCACGCCCATGAAGCACCCAACGTCATGCTGGTGCCGCTCTATGTGCTGGCCGTAGGCGCTGTGCTGGCTGGTGCGGTGTTCTACGGGATGTTCTTCCACGACGTGGAACATATCGAGCACTTCTTCGCCGGTGCGCTCGTCGTCGATCACGAGATCATCGAAGCCGCCCACCACGTCCCGCTCTGGGTCAAGTGGAGCGCGACCTTCGCCATGATCATCGGCTTCGTCACCGCCTACATCATGTATATCCGTCGCCCCGACCTGCCGGGCAAGCTGGCCGCCCAGAACCCGGGCCTCTACCAGTTCCTGCTCAACAAGTGGTACTTCGACGAGCTCTACAACACGATCTTCGTCAGGCCGGCTCTATGGATCGGTCGCGCCTTCTGGAAGGGCTTCGATGATTGGCTGATCGACGACAAGCTCACCGAAGGCCTCGGCCGCCGGGTGCAGAACGTGACCTCCTGGGTCACCAAGCTCCAGTCGGGCTATGTCTACCACTACGCTTTCGCCATGCTGATCGGCGTGGCGGCACTGCTGACCTGGGCCATCGCGGCCGGGGGACTGATCTGA
- a CDS encoding ribonuclease J, producing the protein MAKNQRDELVFVPLGGVGEIGMNMGAYGFGPERSRKWIVVDCGVTFGGPDLPGIELIMANPEFLEERADDVLALILTHSHEDHYGAVLDLWPGFEKPVFCTPFTAAMLAAKRAGDGIVENVDVTIMRPGKPFEVGPFTIEAINVAHSIPESNALLITTPIGRVLHTGDWKLDPTPVGNAPTDVARLQKIGEDASTPLALICDSTNALKDGESPSEAEVAANLAAMIAESPNRVAVTTFASNVGRVISIVRAAEKAGRQVVMSGRSLHRIMGIAKELGMLEGLPPLLDQDAYKTIARNKIVLICTGSQGEARAAIARIARGEHPVIDLNAGDRMIFSSWAIPGNEREVIDIQNMLIDKGVEVITANDGLVHVTGHPRRDELRKLYGWVKPEVLVPVHGEATHLQAHAKLGRDSGVPNVIDARNGDLVRLFPEPLAFPAEVRTGELYLDGLVLCTPEESGVKGRRRLSFGGHVVVSLCVNGGGQVVSGPDLVIEGLPETEDESLGELVEDTIAGVIKSMPPKRRSDTEVLNSALFKAIRNEVNAYWGRKPNVSVFVHRV; encoded by the coding sequence ATGGCCAAAAACCAACGGGATGAACTCGTCTTCGTGCCGCTTGGCGGCGTCGGCGAGATCGGCATGAATATGGGCGCCTACGGCTTTGGGCCGGAACGCTCGCGCAAGTGGATCGTGGTCGATTGCGGCGTCACGTTCGGCGGGCCCGACCTGCCGGGCATCGAACTCATCATGGCCAACCCCGAATTTCTCGAGGAACGCGCCGATGATGTGCTGGCGCTGATCCTCACCCACAGCCACGAAGATCACTATGGCGCTGTGCTCGACCTCTGGCCGGGCTTCGAGAAGCCGGTTTTCTGCACGCCGTTCACGGCCGCCATGCTGGCCGCGAAGCGGGCAGGGGATGGCATCGTCGAAAATGTCGACGTCACCATTATGCGCCCGGGCAAGCCATTCGAGGTCGGCCCCTTCACCATCGAGGCGATCAACGTCGCGCACTCGATACCGGAATCAAATGCGCTGCTGATCACCACGCCTATTGGTCGGGTGCTGCACACCGGCGACTGGAAACTCGACCCCACCCCTGTCGGCAATGCGCCCACCGATGTGGCGCGCCTGCAGAAGATCGGCGAGGACGCCTCGACCCCGCTCGCTCTGATCTGCGACTCCACCAACGCGCTAAAGGACGGCGAAAGCCCGAGCGAGGCCGAAGTTGCGGCCAATCTGGCGGCCATGATCGCAGAATCGCCCAATCGCGTGGCGGTCACCACCTTCGCGTCCAATGTCGGGCGGGTCATCTCCATCGTGCGCGCCGCGGAAAAAGCTGGCCGCCAGGTGGTGATGTCCGGCCGTTCGCTGCACCGCATCATGGGCATCGCCAAGGAACTCGGCATGCTCGAGGGTCTGCCGCCGCTGCTCGACCAGGACGCCTATAAGACCATTGCGCGCAACAAGATCGTGCTGATCTGCACCGGCAGCCAAGGTGAGGCTCGAGCCGCCATCGCCCGCATTGCCCGCGGCGAGCATCCGGTGATCGATCTCAATGCCGGCGACCGCATGATCTTCTCGTCCTGGGCCATTCCGGGCAACGAACGCGAAGTCATCGACATCCAGAACATGCTGATCGACAAGGGCGTCGAGGTCATCACCGCCAATGACGGCCTGGTGCACGTCACAGGCCATCCCCGCCGCGATGAACTGCGCAAGCTCTATGGGTGGGTGAAGCCCGAAGTGCTGGTGCCCGTCCATGGCGAAGCAACTCATCTGCAGGCCCACGCCAAGCTTGGCCGGGATTCCGGTGTTCCCAATGTCATTGACGCGCGCAATGGTGATCTGGTGCGCCTGTTCCCCGAACCGCTGGCTTTCCCGGCAGAGGTTCGCACGGGCGAGCTCTATCTCGATGGCCTCGTCCTCTGCACTCCAGAAGAATCTGGGGTGAAGGGGCGCCGCCGCCTGTCCTTTGGCGGCCATGTCGTGGTCAGCCTTTGCGTCAATGGGGGAGGCCAGGTCGTGTCTGGTCCCGATCTCGTGATCGAGGGGCTGCCTGAGACTGAGGACGAGTCGCTGGGCGAGCTGGTCGAAGACACCATTGCCGGCGTCATCAAATCCATGCCGCCCAAGCGCCGCAGTGATACCGAGGTCCTGAACTCGGCACTGTTCAAGGCTATTCGCAACGAGGTGAATGCCTATTGGGGCCGCAAGCCCAACGTCTCGGTTTTCGTGCACCGGGTCTAG
- the nuoK gene encoding NADH-quinone oxidoreductase subunit NuoK, giving the protein MGIGLGHYLTVAAILFTLGVFGIFINRKNVIVILMSVELILLAVNLNMVAFSAQLNDLQGQVFALLILTVAAAEAAIGLAILVIFYRNRGSIAVEDISSMKG; this is encoded by the coding sequence TTGGGTATCGGGCTCGGTCACTACCTGACCGTAGCAGCAATCCTGTTCACGCTCGGCGTGTTCGGCATCTTCATCAACCGCAAGAACGTCATCGTCATCCTGATGTCGGTCGAACTGATCCTGTTGGCCGTCAACCTCAACATGGTGGCCTTCAGCGCGCAGCTCAATGACCTGCAGGGGCAGGTTTTCGCGCTGCTGATCCTCACCGTGGCTGCCGCCGAGGCTGCCATCGGCCTTGCCATCCTCGTCATTTTCTACCGCAACCGCGGCTCCATCGCGGTTGAGGACATCAGCAGCATGAAGGGCTAA
- the nuoI gene encoding NADH-quinone oxidoreductase subunit NuoI, with product MRATQFVNTLLLTELVKAFGLTMRYFFSPRPTINYPFEKGHVSPRFRGEHALRRYPNGEERCIACKLCEAICPAQAITIEAGPRQNDGTRRTVRYDIDMVKCIYCGFCQEACPVDAIVEGPNFEFATETREELYFSKEKLLANGDRWEREIAHNLSADAPYR from the coding sequence ATGCGCGCCACCCAATTCGTCAATACGCTGCTGCTCACCGAGTTGGTAAAGGCCTTCGGCCTGACCATGCGCTACTTCTTCTCGCCGCGGCCGACCATCAACTACCCTTTCGAAAAGGGCCATGTTTCGCCGCGCTTCCGCGGTGAGCATGCCCTGCGCCGCTATCCCAATGGCGAAGAGCGCTGCATTGCCTGCAAGCTCTGCGAGGCCATCTGCCCGGCCCAGGCCATCACGATCGAGGCCGGTCCGCGCCAGAACGACGGCACACGCCGTACGGTGCGCTACGACATCGACATGGTGAAGTGCATCTATTGCGGCTTCTGCCAGGAGGCATGCCCGGTCGACGCCATCGTCGAAGGCCCGAACTTCGAATTTGCAACCGAAACGCGTGAAGAGCTCTACTTCTCTAAGGAAAAGCTCCTCGCCAATGGCGACCGTTGGGAGCGCGAAATCGCCCACAACCTCAGCGCCGACGCGCCGTATCGCTGA